In Candidatus Angelobacter sp., one genomic interval encodes:
- a CDS encoding ATP-dependent 6-phosphofructokinase — MSERIGILTGGGDCPGLNAVIRAVVKAAAKRGWETIGFLDGYEGLLDLRYRALNYHEMDGLLLLGGTILGTTNKGRFVAKTGHGDVRKVPAEILQQAKRNFDQAGLRALVCVGGDGSLTIAQQLFEHGLPLVGVPKTIDNDLEATVMTFGFDSAVACATDALDRLRTTAESHNRVMVLEVMGRYTGWIAAHAGIAGGGDVILIPEIPFRYERVCAKVIEREQQGKKFTLVVVAEGAHEQGKGFVTNGGEQDNRETRLGGIGAAVAAEIEKRTGKETRVCVLGHLQRGGGPTTFDRLLCTRFGARAVQLVADRQYGYMVALRPPDTVAVKITDAIGRLRTVPLDGDLVQTARALGISFGE; from the coding sequence ATGAGCGAGCGCATCGGCATTCTCACGGGCGGCGGTGATTGTCCCGGGTTGAACGCGGTCATCCGCGCCGTGGTCAAGGCCGCCGCCAAGCGTGGCTGGGAAACCATAGGATTCCTCGACGGCTATGAGGGACTGCTGGACCTGCGTTACCGCGCCCTCAACTATCACGAGATGGACGGCCTGCTGCTTCTCGGCGGCACCATTCTGGGCACAACGAACAAGGGGCGGTTCGTCGCGAAGACCGGTCACGGTGACGTCAGAAAGGTTCCCGCTGAAATCCTTCAACAAGCGAAACGTAATTTTGATCAGGCGGGTTTGCGCGCACTGGTCTGCGTCGGGGGCGACGGGTCGCTCACCATCGCGCAACAACTCTTCGAGCACGGCCTGCCGCTGGTGGGCGTTCCCAAGACGATCGACAACGATCTCGAAGCGACCGTGATGACGTTCGGATTCGACTCGGCCGTCGCGTGCGCGACCGACGCCCTGGACCGGCTCCGGACCACCGCAGAGAGTCACAATCGCGTCATGGTGCTGGAAGTGATGGGCCGCTACACCGGATGGATCGCGGCGCATGCGGGCATCGCGGGCGGCGGCGACGTGATTTTGATCCCCGAGATTCCGTTTCGCTACGAGCGCGTCTGCGCCAAGGTCATCGAGCGCGAGCAACAGGGCAAAAAATTCACGCTCGTTGTCGTGGCCGAGGGCGCACACGAACAGGGCAAGGGATTCGTGACCAACGGCGGCGAGCAGGACAATCGCGAAACCCGGCTCGGCGGGATCGGCGCGGCGGTCGCGGCGGAAATCGAGAAGCGGACCGGCAAGGAAACGCGCGTCTGTGTTCTCGGCCACCTGCAACGCGGCGGCGGGCCAACGACCTTCGACCGCCTGTTGTGCACGCGATTCGGGGCACGGGCCGTCCAACTCGTCGCGGACCGACAGTACGGCTACATGGTCGCGTTGCGGCCGCCCGACACCGTTGCCGTAAAAATCACCGACGCCATTGGCCGCCTGCGCACCGTGCCGCTCGACGGCGACCTTGTGCAAACGGCGAGGGCTTTGGGAATCAGTTTTGGCGAGTGA